The following coding sequences lie in one Lolium perenne isolate Kyuss_39 chromosome 2, Kyuss_2.0, whole genome shotgun sequence genomic window:
- the LOC127332074 gene encoding uncharacterized protein: protein MSSYHVLNDQPIDLWKVTELKDELCRRNLPISGLKEDLVKRLFEDLQGDILVREGTVNGSSPDDTRKEDEATGCVDASILQAAMEPSVDENPSRVSTQSGDLVVSVTEASKESEVATGNVSQKFVVTNEEVSQKTLAAAEVNDAPLVDVVTTKKISLSGEATTKQDDLESAPSDSTMVKDVQEEAAGHSEFIAEKAVEEDAAKKTIVDHLFATTDVKLDVSPAKGKLDDDILEHEVVPSPLDAIVPRADHWDVDAVAAALGHDGDAMIPKISSVDNDLMNCKDHEDSGLTSNACKLTVSGPIDQTIGTLPATMPTYPVLNNQAIDQWKVTELKDELSKRNLPVKGLKDDLVKRLFKDLEGDILGGSPCSYDLKVDRTPGSADASVCQDVMEQNVDEGPSQVATQEGSSDTTTDVSHDAVATTEEVNQTTLLAATDSDSPLVDSATADTISLSDAVATKRDDLESAPSDGAILKGASLKADCHNKMIAEKAPEEGTIKEAIVDYLPYDVASTNVKLDATSAKGKLDADIVEKEAVLSLPDAIALHTDHLDVHAIATAPGQNAETLIPKIDSGDTFMSSKDREDSGHTNDACKPSLSGTKDKVSEANPDIGSQIKCVLISHEDISTNVKGDLNADNSDLELEAKRDMVKPQPCRIPSVGDDLQALDDEKQLCKKGTQLQEIRSMTNLDLDKKEDSPNGVSPEKVNLERTSGNESIEEDAMESKHVIPNIRSDDVGREIEVTSDHEVKEVLLFDTVDSSVQTKDNVAKEKSVAPSEKRKPEDQVVAVDPNKRQRRVDSVKLPKEQTSKSSSICPKGVVQPAIKRSFGRSGSVASGDSHIERTVPLSQKPATTSLKIDRFVRPFTLKAVQELLGRTGSICSFWMDHIKTHCYVTYSSVDEAVATRNAVYNLQWPLNNGSYLLAEFVDPREVKLRLEHPPPPPAPMSLNEDTTQQAVGFQQSKPTQTMLPDGAGASRGLLPTPQPLKLFPASKPGSDRDMLTPAPKEVKAPAMLLADLFKRTQASPMIYYLPLTEEEVAAKLAARSRRRKRG from the exons ATGTCATCGTATCATGTGCTGAATGACCAGCCAATTGATCTGTGGAAGGTCACGGAACTGAAGGATGAGCTCTGTAGGAGGAACCTACCTATCAGCGGGTTGAAGGAAGATCTTGTCAAAAGGCTCTTTGAGGACCTACAGGGTGATATACTTGTCAGAGAAGGAACAGTTAATGGATCTTCCCCCGATGATACTCGGAAAGAGGACGAAGCAACTGGTTGTGTTGATGCATCTATTCTCCAGGCTGCGATGGAACCAAGTGTTGATGAAAATCCTTCTCGGGTTTCAACACAAAGCGGGGATCTTGTTGTTTCTGTTACAGAAGCTAGCAAGGAAAGTGAAGTTGCTACTGGAAATGTTAGCCAGAAATTTGTTGTTACTAATGAAGAAGTTAGTCAGAAAACACTTGCTGCTGCAGAAGTTAATGATGCCCCACTAGTTGATGTGGTGACAACTAAAAAAATTTCTCTAAGTGGTGAAGCTACAACTAAACAAGATGATCTAGAATCAGCGCCATCTGATAGTACTATGGTGAAGGATGTACAAGAAGAAGCTGCTGGTCATAGTGAGTTTATTGCAGAGAAGGCTGTAGAAGAAGATGCTGCCAAGAAAACGATTGTTGATCATCTATTTGCCACTACTGATGTCAAGTTGGATGTGTCTCCTGCTAAAGGCAAGTTAGACGACGACATTCTAGAGCATGAAGTGGTACCATCACCTCTGGATGCTATTGTGCCTCGTGCTGACCATTGGGATGTCGATGCTGTTGCAGCTGCACTAGGACATGATGGTGATGCCATGATTCCTAAGATAAGTTCGGTTGACAATGATTTGATGAACTGCAAGGACCACGAAGATTCTGGGCTCACAAGCAATGCTTGCAAACTAACCGTATCTGGACCAATAGATCAGACAATTGGAACATTGCCAGCGACAATGCCGACATATCCCGTGCTGAACAACCAAGCAATTGATCAGTGGAAGGTCACAGAACTGAAGGATGAGCTCTCTAAGAGGAACCTACCTGTCAAAGGTTTGAAAGATGATCTTGTGAAAAGGCTCTTTAAGGACCTTGAGGGTGATATACTTGGTGGATCTCCCTGCAGTTATGATCTCAAAGTGGACAGAACTCCTGGTTCTGCGGATGCATCTGTTTGCCAGGATGTGATGGAACAAAATGTTGATGAAGGTCCTTCTCAGGTTGCAACTCAGGAAGGAAGTTCCGACACTACTACAGATGTTAGTCATGATGCTGTAGCTACTACTGAAGAAGTTAATCAGACAACTCTTCTTGCTGCTACAGATAGTGATTCTCCTCTAGTTGATTCTGCAACAGCTGATACAATTTCTCTAAGTGATGCAGTGGCAACTAAAAGAGATGATCTAGAATCAGCTCCAAGTGATGGTGCTATATTGAAGGGAGCATCTCTAAAAGCTGATTGCCATAATAAGATGATTGCAGAGAAGGCTCCAGAAGAAGGCACCATCAAGGAAGCTATTGTTGATTATCTACCATATGATGTAGCCAGTACTAATGTTAAGTTGGATGCAACCTCTGCTAAAGGCAAGTTAGACGCTGATATCGTAGAGAAGGAAGCAGTATTGTCACTTCCAGATGCTATCGCACTGCATACTGATCATTTGGATGTTCATGCTATTGCAACTGCACCTGGCCAGAATGCTGAGACCCTCATTCCAAAGATAGATTCGGGTGACACTTTCATGAGCAGCAAGGACCGCGAAGATTCTGGGCACACAAATGATGCCTGCAAACCATCCCTGTCAGGAACAAAGGACAAGGTCTCTGAGGCCAACCCTGACATAGGTTCTCAAATCAAGTGTGTATTGATTTCGCATGAGGATATATCAACTAATGTAAAGGGTGATCTGAATGCTGACAATTCTGATTTGGAACTAGAGGCTAAACGGGATATGGTCAAACCACAACCGTGCAGAATTCCCTCCGTAGGTGATGATTTGCAGGCATTGGACGATGAAAAGCAGTTGTGTAAGAAGGGAACCCAATTGCAAGAAATAAGATCTATGACCAATTTGGACTTGGACAAGAAAGAGGACAGTCCCAATGGTGTTTCTCCGGAAAAAGTAAATTTAGAGAGGACCTCAGGTAATGAATCGATAGAGGAGGATGCCATGGAAAGTAAGCATGTTATTCCCAATATCAGATCTGATGATGTTGGAAGAGAAATTGAGGTTACCTCGGACCATGAGGTAAAAGAGGTGCTGCTCTTTGATACTGTTGATTCATCTGTGCAAACAAAGGATAATGTAGCCAAGGAGAAATCAGTAGCTCCATCTGAAAAGAGGAAACCGGAAG ACCAAGTTGTTGCAGTTGACCCCAACAAACGTCAACGCCGTGTGGATAGTGTCAAACTTCCTAAGGAACAAACATCCAAAAGTAGCTCTATTTGTCCAAAGGGTGTCGTTCAGCCTGCTATAAAACGTTCTTTTGGCAGGTCTGGTTCAGTGGCAAGTGGAGATTCCCACATAGAGCGGACAG TGCCACTTTCTCAGAAGCCTGCAACTACTTCCTTGAAAATTGATCGATTTGTGCGCCCATTTACTCTGAAAGCTGTGCAAGAGCTTCTTGGTAGAACTGGATCTATTTGCAGCTTTTGGATGGATCATATCAAGACTCACTGCTATGTTACA TACTCTTCAGTGGATGAAGCTGTGGCTACCAGGAATGCTGTTTACAACCTCCAATGGCCCCTAAACAATGGCAGTTACTTACTTGCCGAATTTGTTGATCCACGTGAGGTGAAGCTCAGACTTGAAcaccctcctccaccaccagctcCAATGAGCCTCAACGAAGACACAACACAACAGGCAGTAGGCTTCCAACAATCAAAGCCTACCCAAACCATGCTTCCCGATGGCGCGGGTGCCTCAAGGGGCCTGTTGCCTACGCCGCAACCTCTGAAGTTGTTTCCGGCCTCTAAGCCTGGGTCAGATAGGGATATGCTTACACCCGCTCCAAAGGAAGTTAAAGCACCTGCCATGTTGCTTGCTGATCTCTTCAAGCGGACACAGGCCTCTCCCATGATTTACTACTTGCCCTTAACAGAAGAGGAGGTGGCAGCGAAGCTCGCAGCACGCAGCAGACGAAGGAAGAGAGGGTAG
- the LOC127332079 gene encoding uncharacterized protein, translated as MALFASKFAPLIPRLRRLSTAAATAGAGEDPKLSRIADDLLALSSAELDDYSTLMRLKLRLSLTSTPAAGLGPGASGTPAAPAEEAAAVKTAFDVRIEKYEAAAKIKIIKEVRAMTDLGLKEAKELVEKAPVVVRAGLPKEEAEALAAKLKAAGASVALE; from the coding sequence ATGGCACTCTTCGCCTCCAAATTCGCGCCGCTGATCCCgcgcctgcgccgcctctccacggcggcggcgaccgccggcgccggcgaggacCCCAAGCTCTCGCGCATCGCGGACGACCTCCTGGCGCTCTCCTCGGCCGAGCTCGATGACTACTCGACCCTCATGCGCCTCAAGCTCCGCCTCTCGCTCACCTCCACCCCCGCCGCCGGACTCGGCCCCGGCGCGTCCGGGACTCCGGCCGCGCCCGCCGAGGAGGCCGCCGCGGTGAAGACGGCCTTCGACGTGCGGATCGAGAAGTACGAGGCGGCGGCCAAGATCAAGATCATCAAGGAGGTGCGCGCCATGACGGACCTCGGGCTCAAGGAGGCCAAGGAGCTGGTGGAGAAGGCGCCCGTCGTCGTCCGCGCCGGCCTGCccaaggaggaggccgaggcgctcgccgccaagctcaaggccgCCGGCGCCTCCGTTGCGCTCGAGTGA
- the LOC127321276 gene encoding mitochondrial import inner membrane translocase subunit TIM44-2-like has product MATSALLRALRRPPSVAALRLATNGNAQALSGYRHLNNRNLSVFNEFSKQLKGEANSNPEFQKSMKEFSEKLGVVKEDLKVRTKKTAETVSKSVDDVLAEAEATSKKVTANVKEKLSAATEEVKESFGLGKEETSSFTEGSAGTSKHGKTEASSHSDDKSQDATSSYILFNKLRSTLSAASPVVSGAFAKLRDTRVSTLAKQGYEIVKDELSYALAKEEKSCRACLRQREKSTRTEIVFVPTKKSVLGEKWEALKNKMQGHPVYKRVNKYTKPVVTKGQEVAEDVRERWETSDHPVVQKIQEYDCTSSMEGAQLLFNGSTFGLVAKGLGVSSSK; this is encoded by the exons ATGGCGACGTCGGCGCTGCTCCGGGCTCTGAGGCGCCCCCCGTCGGTGGCCGCGCTGCGACTG GCAACGAATGGCAATGCGCAAGCTCTTTCCGGCTATAGACATTTGAACAATCGGAATCTAAGTGTTTTCAACGAGTTCTCAAAGCAGCTCAAGGGTGAGGCTAACAG TAATCCTGAATTCCAGAAATCCATGAAGGAGTTCAGTGAGAAACTTGGTGTGGTCAAGGAAGATCTCAAAGTGAG AACTAAGAAAACGGCTGAGACAGTTTCCAAGAGCGTTGACGATGTTTTGGCTGAAGCCGAGGCGACATCTAAAAAG GTTACTGCGAATGTTAAGGAAAAATTATCTGCTGCTACAGAAGAG GTGAAGGAAAGCTTTGGACTTGGAAAAGAAGAAACTTCAAGCTTCACAGAAGGTTCAGCTGGAACTTCAAAACACGGGAAAACTGAGGCGTCCTCACATTCAGATGACAAATCCCAAGATGCCACAAGTAGCTATATACTGTTTAATAAACTGAGGTCAACATTGTCAGCGGCTTCACCAGTTGTATCCGGTGCATTTGCAAAATTACGGGACACGAGAGTCTCAACTTTAGCTAAGCAGGGATATGAAATtgtcaaagatgagctaagctacGCTCTAGCGAAAGAAGAAAAATCTTGCCGTGCGTGCTTACGTCAGAGAGAGAAGAGCACGAGAACTGAAATAGTTTTTGTACCAACAAAGAAGTCAGTATTGGGTGAAAAATGGGAAGCACTCAAGAATAAG ATGCAAGGTCATCCAGTCTACAAGAGAGTGAATAAGTACACCAAACCTGTTGTAACCAAGGGACAAGAG GTAGCTGAGGATGTCCGAGAAAGATGGGAGACGAGTGACCATCCAGTAGTTCAGAAAATTCAAGAGTACGATTGCACTTCATCTATGGAAGGGGCACAACTTCTCTTCAATGGTAGCACATTCGGCCTGGTGGCGAAAGGTCTAGGAGTTTCTTCATCAAAATAG